A window of the Tachyglossus aculeatus isolate mTacAcu1 chromosome 2, mTacAcu1.pri, whole genome shotgun sequence genome harbors these coding sequences:
- the LOC119922498 gene encoding mitochondrial glutamate carrier 1-like — MYRGAAVNLTLVTPEKAIKLAANDFFQHHLAKDGKKLTLLKEMLAGCGAGTCQVIVTTPMEMLKIQLQDAGRIAAQKKLLAAQAPTATAAVETRPTATQLTRELLRSRGVAGLYKGLGATLLRDVPFSIVYFPLFANLNQLGQSGPEGKSPFYVSFLSGCVAGSAAAVAVNPCDVVKTRLQSLQRGVNEDTYSGILDCAR; from the coding sequence ATGTACCGAGGGGCCGCGGTGAACCTGACGCTCGTCACGCCGGAGAAAGCCATCAAGCTCGCCGCCAACGACTTCTTCCAACACCACCTGGCCAAGGATGGGAAGAAGCTGACGCTGCTGAAGGAGATGTTGGCCGGTTGTGGCGCGGGCACGTGCCAGGTCATCGTCACAACCCCCATGGAGATGCTGAAGATCCAGCTGCAGGACGCCGGACGCATCGCGGCCCAGAAGAAACTTCTGGCGGCCCAGGCTCCGACGGCGACGGCGGCGGTGGAGACGAGGCCCACGGCCACGCAGCTGACCCGGGAGCTGCTCCGGAGTCGGGGCGTCGCGGGGCTCTACAAGGGCCTGGGGGCCACGCTGCTGAGGGACGTGCCCTTCTCCATCGTTTATTTCCCCCTGTTTGCCAACTTGAACCAACTGGGCCAGTCCGGCCCCGAGGGCAAATCCCCCTTCTACGTGTCCTTCCTGTCGGGCTGTGTGGCCGGGAGCGCAGCCGCCGTGGCCGTGAACCCCTGCGATGTGGTGAAGACCCGCTTGCAGTCCCTGCAGAGAGGTGTGAACGAAGACACATACTCAGGCATCTTGGACTgtgccagatga